CTTTTAAAGAGTGTCTTTACAAACGCATTAATAATAGTCTCCTTGAAAATTCAACTTTCAATCACAATTCCGTATACACACCAATACACATAATCATTGTTTATCTTTAGAACATACAAAACAACGTCGGCCGAATAGCATCGTCAGTTTCAGTGTCGGAAACACGATACTTTTTAAAGTTTCGTCTTGGTACGTTCTGACGGCTTTTTCGGGTCGATCTAAACCAGCGGAATATGCTGGTTGTAGATTTACCTTTCCGTGCTTTGGAGCTCGAGTCTGTGTTGTGAGAACTCACGTCCACGCGGTTCTTGTGTGGGGTACTGAGGGCCTCGCTGACTCTACACAAAACCTCTTCTTTTCGTTGTAATTCGCTTTTCTCTTCTGCCTTCAAATTCAGCGAAATCTTCATCCGTATGCTGTCCTTTTCTGAAACCATTCTGAACCTCTGACGCATGCTGTTTTCAAACCGACGGGAGGGTGTCATACCAAGTTCTATTAGATTTGATCTCAGACTGTCCAGAGAAGCTTGGATACTGCAGTTTGTATCACGAGGACTGGAAACAACCAACGTAGAATCATCGTGAACAGAGCAAGACGAATTTTGCTTGGACCTTGTGCTGAAATCACACGTGTAGAACTGATCAAGATTGAAAGAATCTGAAAATATGTTGCAAGTTTCTTTTCTAGTCTCCCGTCTACGTCGCTTTTGGTCCCGGTGATGATACGGAAAGGTACTGCACAGGTCGAGGTCTATTCCACTGTCCACTGATGTCAGATTAGCATTCGATTTATCAGACAGTTCCAAACACTTTCTCTTCATCttgataaaaaaatagttttgctCAGTTTCAGTTTGTCTGTATCGGAGGGCGGTATAGCGGTCAATGATGAGGTATCTGGGGATGGTGGTTTTATATAACGGTCTACACTAATCCTTGCTAATAAGTCACAAATGTTTCCTAAATTACCAATAGAAGAAACCTACTCACGCGAGGCTCAGTCAATTAAGGATAATCTAGGTGACAGACAGCGCCGTTAATCCCCATTGTTCGACGCTGGACAGTAGCATTACAACATGCTAAACTACCTCCTTACCTCTATTAATGCCAATCACGCAGTTGGCGTAGTGACATAAACTCTACCAAAAATACCTACTGT
This DNA window, taken from Gigantopelta aegis isolate Gae_Host chromosome 4, Gae_host_genome, whole genome shotgun sequence, encodes the following:
- the LOC121371396 gene encoding uncharacterized protein LOC121371396 isoform X1, with amino-acid sequence MKRKCLELSDKSNANLTSVDSGIDLDLCSTFPYHHRDQKRRRRETRKETCNIFSDSFNLDQFYTCDFSTRSKQNSSCSVHDDSTLVVSSPRDTNCSIQASLDSLRSNLIELGMTPSRRFENSMRQRFRMVSEKDSIRMKISLNLKAEEKSELQRKEEVLCRVSEALSTPHKNRVDVSSHNTDSSSKARKGKSTTSIFRWFRSTRKSRQNVPRRNFKKYRVSDTETDDAIRPTLFCMF